From a region of the Enterobacter cancerogenus genome:
- the ynhH gene encoding protein YnhH has protein sequence MSPILSACHILFCNTGLTPRRCAPGARFPYPSQLKD, from the coding sequence ATGTCTCCTATCCTTAGTGCGTGTCATATACTCTTTTGCAACACAGGTTTGACTCCGCGGCGGTGCGCCCCCGGAGCGAGATTTCCATATCCTTCCCAACTTAAAGACTAA
- the pykF gene encoding pyruvate kinase PykF yields MKKTKIVCTIGPKTESEEMLSKMLDAGMNVMRLNFSHGDYAEHGQRIQNLRNVMSKTGKKAAILLDTKGPEIRTIKLEGGNDVSLKAGQTFTFTTDKSVVGNSETVAVTYEGFTSDLSVGNTVLVDDGLIGMEVTAIEGNKVICKVLNNGDLGENKGVNLPGVSIALPALAEKDKQDLIFGCEQGVDFVAASFIRKRSDVVEIREHLKAHGGEKIQIISKIENQEGLNNFDEILEASDGIMVARGDLGVEIPVEEVIFAQKMMIEKCVRARKVVITATQMLDSMIKNPRPTRAEAGDVANAILDGTDAVMLSGESAKGKYPLEAVSIMATICERTDRVMTSRLDFNNDSRKLRITEAVCRGAVETAEKLDAPLIVVATQGGKSARAVRKYFPDATILALTTNETTARQLVLSKGVVAHLVEEIASTDDFYIQGKELALQSGLAQKGDVVVMVSGALVPAGTTNTASVHVL; encoded by the coding sequence ATGAAAAAGACGAAAATTGTTTGCACCATCGGCCCAAAAACCGAATCTGAAGAGATGCTGAGCAAAATGCTGGACGCCGGCATGAACGTTATGCGTCTGAACTTCTCTCACGGTGACTATGCTGAGCACGGTCAGCGTATCCAGAACTTGCGCAACGTGATGAGCAAGACCGGCAAAAAAGCCGCAATCCTGCTGGACACCAAAGGTCCTGAAATCCGTACTATCAAGCTGGAAGGCGGTAACGACGTTTCCCTGAAAGCGGGTCAGACCTTCACCTTCACCACCGACAAGTCTGTTGTCGGCAACAGCGAAACCGTTGCGGTAACCTATGAAGGCTTCACCAGCGATCTGTCCGTTGGCAACACCGTTCTGGTGGACGACGGCCTGATCGGCATGGAAGTGACCGCTATCGAAGGTAATAAAGTTATCTGTAAAGTGCTGAACAACGGCGACCTGGGCGAAAACAAAGGCGTTAACCTGCCGGGCGTTTCCATCGCGCTGCCAGCACTGGCTGAAAAAGACAAGCAAGACCTGATCTTCGGCTGCGAGCAAGGCGTTGACTTCGTGGCAGCGTCCTTTATCCGTAAGCGTTCCGACGTGGTGGAAATCCGTGAGCACCTGAAAGCGCACGGCGGCGAGAAGATTCAGATCATCTCCAAAATTGAAAACCAGGAAGGCCTGAACAACTTCGACGAAATCCTCGAAGCGTCTGACGGCATCATGGTTGCACGTGGTGACCTGGGCGTTGAAATCCCGGTTGAAGAAGTTATCTTCGCGCAGAAGATGATGATCGAGAAATGCGTTCGCGCGCGCAAAGTGGTTATCACCGCGACGCAGATGCTGGACTCCATGATCAAAAACCCACGCCCTACCCGCGCAGAAGCAGGCGACGTGGCGAACGCCATCCTCGACGGTACCGACGCAGTCATGCTGTCCGGTGAGTCTGCAAAAGGGAAATACCCGCTGGAAGCCGTTAGCATCATGGCGACCATCTGCGAGCGTACTGACCGCGTGATGACCAGCCGTCTGGACTTCAACAACGACAGCCGTAAACTGCGCATCACCGAAGCAGTGTGCCGCGGTGCGGTAGAAACCGCCGAAAAACTGGACGCGCCGCTGATCGTTGTGGCAACCCAGGGCGGTAAATCTGCTCGTGCAGTGCGTAAATACTTCCCGGACGCCACCATCCTGGCGCTTACCACTAACGAAACGACTGCGCGTCAGCTGGTGCTGAGCAAAGGCGTTGTGGCGCATCTGGTGGAAGAAATCGCATCAACTGACGATTTCTACATCCAGGGTAAAGAACTGGCGCTGCAAAGCGGTCTGGCACAGAAAGGCGACGTTGTGGTAATGGTTTCTGGTGCGCTGGTCCCAGCGGGCACCACTAACACCGCATCTGTTCACGTGCTGTAA
- the lpp gene encoding murein lipoprotein Lpp, with amino-acid sequence MNRTKLVLGAVILGSTLLAGCSSNAKIDQLSSDVQTLNAKVDQLSNDVNAMRSDVQAAKDDAARANQRLDNQATKYRK; translated from the coding sequence ATGAATCGTACTAAACTGGTACTGGGCGCGGTAATCCTGGGTTCTACTCTGCTGGCAGGTTGCTCCAGCAACGCTAAAATCGATCAGCTGTCTTCTGACGTTCAGACTCTGAACGCTAAAGTTGACCAGCTGAGCAACGACGTGAACGCAATGCGTTCTGACGTTCAGGCTGCTAAAGACGACGCAGCTCGCGCTAACCAGCGTCTGGACAACCAGGCTACTAAATACCGTAAGTAA
- the ldtE gene encoding L,D-transpeptidase LdtE, which produces MKRASFITLILLGSLGALNTARAVDYPLPPVGSRLIGQNQTYTIQEGDNKLQDIARRFNTAAQLILETNNTIAPVNPAPGTVITIPSQMLLPDTPREGIVVNLAELRLYYFPPDENRVEVYPLGIGQLGLETPVSTTRVSQKIPNPTWTPTAGIRARSLAQGIKLPPVVPAGPNNPLGRFALRLGIGNGEYLIHGTSAPNSVGLRVSSGCMRMNAPDIKALFEQVRVGTRVQIINEPVKFAVEPDGRRYIEVHRPLAQQEGEDPQTVAISHSADFATFVAQAGNDKALIDKALSRRAGIPVAVSTASGTSASTNVLSVQNSRGSDAVAEREGEKVTQ; this is translated from the coding sequence ATGAAGCGCGCGTCTTTCATTACTCTTATACTTTTAGGTTCGCTCGGTGCCCTTAATACGGCCCGTGCGGTGGATTACCCTTTGCCGCCCGTCGGCAGCAGGCTTATTGGCCAAAATCAAACGTACACCATTCAGGAGGGCGATAATAAACTGCAGGACATTGCGCGACGGTTTAACACCGCCGCACAGCTGATCCTTGAGACCAATAATACCATTGCACCGGTGAACCCCGCGCCGGGCACGGTAATCACTATACCGTCTCAAATGCTGCTACCGGACACCCCGCGCGAGGGGATTGTGGTGAACCTGGCAGAGCTGCGGCTCTATTACTTCCCGCCGGATGAAAACAGGGTAGAGGTCTATCCGCTTGGCATCGGCCAGCTGGGGCTGGAAACGCCGGTCAGTACCACGCGCGTGAGCCAGAAAATCCCCAATCCTACCTGGACGCCAACGGCGGGCATCAGAGCACGCTCACTGGCGCAGGGCATTAAACTGCCGCCTGTCGTACCCGCAGGGCCAAATAACCCACTGGGACGCTTTGCACTGCGTTTAGGCATCGGTAACGGTGAATATCTCATCCACGGTACCAGCGCGCCAAATAGCGTCGGTCTGCGCGTCAGTTCCGGCTGTATGCGCATGAATGCCCCGGATATTAAAGCGCTGTTCGAACAGGTGCGCGTCGGCACGCGGGTCCAGATTATCAACGAGCCGGTCAAATTCGCCGTGGAGCCAGACGGCAGGCGTTACATCGAGGTTCACCGTCCGCTGGCGCAGCAGGAAGGGGAGGACCCGCAAACCGTAGCGATAAGCCACTCAGCGGATTTTGCGACCTTTGTGGCGCAGGCGGGCAATGATAAAGCGCTTATTGATAAAGCGTTGTCACGCCGGGCCGGGATACCGGTTGCCGTGTCAACGGCGAGCGGCACGTCCGCGAGCACAAACGTGTTATCGGTGCAAAATAGCCGGGGGTCAGATGCGGTTGCAGAGCGCGAGGGAGAGAAGGTGACGCAGTAG
- the sufE gene encoding cysteine desulfuration protein SufE, whose product MAELPDKEKLLRNFGRCANWEEKYLYIIELGQRLPPLGEEAHNPDNIIQGCQSQVWIVMHQNSDGVIELQGDSDAAIVKGLIAVVFILYHQMSPQDIVAFDVRPWFEKMALTQHLTPSRSQGLEAMIRAIRAKAAIIS is encoded by the coding sequence ATGGCAGAACTGCCGGACAAAGAAAAACTGCTGCGTAACTTCGGGCGTTGCGCAAACTGGGAAGAGAAGTATCTCTATATTATTGAGCTGGGACAGCGTTTGCCGCCGCTCGGTGAAGAGGCCCATAACCCTGATAATATTATTCAGGGCTGTCAGAGCCAGGTGTGGATTGTGATGCACCAGAATAGCGACGGCGTTATTGAGCTACAGGGTGACAGCGATGCCGCCATTGTAAAAGGGCTTATCGCCGTCGTGTTTATTCTCTATCACCAGATGTCTCCTCAGGATATCGTCGCCTTTGACGTGCGCCCGTGGTTTGAAAAAATGGCGCTCACGCAGCATCTCACCCCGTCACGCTCCCAGGGTCTGGAAGCGATGATCCGCGCCATCCGCGCTAAAGCCGCAATCATTAGCTAG
- the sufS gene encoding cysteine desulfurase SufS, giving the protein MSFPVEKIRADFPVLTREVNGLPLAYLDSAASAQKPNQVIDAEAGFYRHGYAAVHRGIHTLSAEATQSMENVRTQAAAFLNARSPEELVFVRGTTEGINLVANSWGSAQVHAGDNIIITRMEHHANIVPWQMLCERVGAELRVVPLHDDGTLQLAQLDALLDERTRLVAVTQVSNVLGTENPVAEIVAKAHQVGAKVLIDGAQAVMHHAVDVQALDCDFYVFSAHKLYGPTGIGVLYVKEDILQAMPPWEGGGSMIATVSLTQGTTYARAPWRFEAGTPNTGGIIGLGAALSYVSAIGLEAIHEYEQLLMHYALQELANVPDLTLYGPANRQGVIAFNLGKHHAYDVGSFLDNYGVAVRTGHHCAMPLMEWYQVPAMCRASLVMYNTMEEVDRLVAGLKRIHQLLG; this is encoded by the coding sequence ATGAGTTTTCCCGTAGAAAAAATCCGGGCTGATTTCCCGGTCCTGACCCGTGAAGTCAACGGTCTGCCGCTGGCCTATCTCGACAGCGCGGCCAGTGCCCAGAAGCCCAATCAGGTCATTGACGCTGAAGCCGGGTTCTACCGCCACGGCTATGCCGCCGTGCATCGTGGCATTCACACGCTTAGCGCCGAAGCCACTCAAAGCATGGAAAACGTGCGTACTCAGGCCGCTGCGTTCCTCAACGCCCGCTCGCCGGAAGAGCTGGTCTTTGTGCGCGGCACCACCGAAGGGATCAACCTGGTGGCTAACAGCTGGGGCAGCGCGCAGGTGCACGCGGGTGATAACATCATCATCACCCGGATGGAGCACCATGCCAATATCGTGCCGTGGCAGATGCTCTGCGAGCGCGTCGGTGCAGAGCTGCGCGTGGTCCCGCTGCATGACGATGGCACGCTTCAGCTGGCGCAGCTTGACGCACTGCTGGACGAGCGCACGCGGCTGGTGGCGGTGACGCAGGTCTCTAACGTGCTGGGCACCGAGAACCCGGTAGCGGAGATCGTTGCGAAGGCGCATCAGGTGGGCGCGAAGGTGTTGATAGATGGTGCCCAGGCGGTGATGCACCACGCGGTGGATGTGCAGGCGCTGGATTGCGATTTCTACGTCTTCTCCGCCCATAAGCTTTACGGGCCTACCGGTATTGGCGTGCTGTACGTCAAAGAAGATATTTTGCAGGCCATGCCGCCGTGGGAAGGGGGCGGGTCGATGATCGCCACCGTCAGCCTGACGCAGGGCACCACCTACGCCCGTGCGCCGTGGCGCTTTGAGGCGGGGACGCCCAACACCGGCGGGATTATCGGCCTGGGAGCGGCGTTATCTTACGTCTCGGCCATCGGCCTTGAGGCAATTCATGAATATGAACAGCTGCTGATGCATTATGCGTTACAGGAGCTTGCCAACGTGCCGGACCTGACGTTATACGGCCCAGCCAACCGCCAGGGCGTTATCGCCTTTAATCTGGGGAAACACCACGCCTATGATGTGGGGAGCTTCCTTGATAATTACGGCGTGGCGGTACGTACCGGACATCACTGCGCTATGCCGCTGATGGAGTGGTACCAGGTGCCGGCAATGTGCCGGGCATCGCTGGTAATGTATAACACGATGGAAGAGGTCGACAGACTGGTGGCTGGGCTGAAGCGCATTCATCAGCTGCTGGGTTAA
- the sufD gene encoding Fe-S cluster assembly protein SufD codes for MAGLPNSSNVLQQWHRLFEAQGNTRSEQAEHHLQQLLRLGLPTRKQENWKYTPLDGLLKGEFVTRLADVHPAQRDALALTLDAVRLVFVDGQFRPELSDSTQESGFEVAINNDRQNLHAPVQPEVFLHLTESLAQSVTHISVRRNQRPDKPLLLMHITQGLDGDEINTAHYRHHVELAEGAEATVIEHYVSLNDTRHFTGARLTMNVAANAQLHHIKLAFENPVSHHFAHNDIALGPDGAADSHSFLLGGAVLRHNTSTQLNGENTTLRINSLAMPVKSEVCDTRTWLEHNKGYCNSRQLHKTIVSDKGRAVFNGLINVAQHAIKTDGQMTNNNLLMGRLAEVDTKPQLEIYADDVKCSHGATVGRIDDEQMFYLRSRGIDQQAAQKMIIYAFAAELTEALRDGILKQQVLTRIGQRLPGGEA; via the coding sequence ATGGCTGGCTTACCGAACAGCAGTAATGTTCTCCAGCAGTGGCACCGCCTGTTTGAAGCGCAGGGCAACACCCGGTCTGAACAGGCTGAGCACCATTTGCAGCAGCTGCTGCGCCTCGGCCTGCCGACGCGTAAGCAGGAGAACTGGAAATACACCCCGCTCGATGGCCTGCTGAAGGGCGAATTTGTCACGCGCCTGGCTGACGTTCACCCGGCGCAGCGCGACGCGCTGGCGCTCACCCTGGATGCGGTGCGTCTGGTCTTTGTTGACGGGCAGTTCCGACCTGAACTGAGCGACAGCACCCAGGAGAGCGGATTTGAGGTGGCGATCAATAACGATCGGCAGAACCTGCATGCGCCCGTGCAGCCTGAGGTTTTCCTGCACCTGACCGAAAGCCTGGCGCAGAGCGTGACGCATATTTCCGTCAGGCGTAACCAGCGCCCTGACAAACCGCTACTGCTGATGCACATCACCCAGGGGCTGGACGGCGATGAGATCAACACGGCGCACTATCGTCACCACGTTGAGCTGGCGGAAGGGGCGGAGGCGACGGTCATCGAGCATTATGTCAGCCTGAACGATACCCGCCATTTCACCGGGGCGCGCCTGACCATGAACGTGGCCGCGAACGCCCAGCTTCACCACATCAAGCTGGCGTTTGAAAACCCGGTGAGCCATCACTTTGCTCATAACGACATTGCGCTGGGGCCAGACGGCGCGGCCGACAGCCACAGCTTCCTGCTCGGCGGCGCGGTGCTAAGACACAACACCAGCACGCAGCTTAACGGTGAAAACACCACCCTGCGCATCAACAGCCTGGCGATGCCGGTGAAATCAGAAGTGTGCGACACGCGTACCTGGCTTGAGCACAACAAAGGCTACTGTAACAGCCGCCAGCTGCATAAAACCATCGTCAGCGATAAAGGGCGTGCGGTGTTTAATGGCCTGATCAACGTGGCGCAGCACGCGATCAAGACCGACGGGCAGATGACCAACAACAACCTGCTGATGGGCCGTCTGGCGGAGGTGGATACCAAGCCGCAACTGGAGATCTACGCCGATGACGTCAAATGCAGCCACGGCGCAACGGTCGGGCGGATTGACGACGAACAGATGTTCTATCTGCGCTCGCGCGGCATTGACCAGCAGGCCGCGCAGAAGATGATTATCTATGCCTTTGCCGCGGAGCTGACGGAAGCCCTGCGCGACGGCATACTCAAACAGCAGGTCCTGACTCGTATTGGCCAGCGTCTGCCTGGAGGCGAGGCATGA
- the sufC gene encoding Fe-S cluster assembly ATPase SufC produces MLSIKDLQVSVEDKEILRGLNFNVKPGEVHAIMGPNGSGKSTLSATLAGREDYEVTHGAVEFNGKDLLEMSPEERAGEGIFMAFQYPVEIPGVSNQFFLQTALNAVRKYRGLDALDRFDFQDLMEEKIKLLKMPEDLLTRSVNVGFSGGEKKRNDILQMAVLEPELCILDETDSGLDIDALKIVADGVNSLRDGNRSFIIVTHYQRILDYIKPDFVHVLYQGRIVKSGDFTLVKQLEEQGYGWLTEQQ; encoded by the coding sequence ATGTTAAGCATTAAAGATTTACAGGTCAGTGTGGAAGATAAAGAGATCCTCCGCGGTCTCAACTTTAACGTCAAACCGGGCGAAGTCCACGCCATCATGGGGCCAAACGGCTCCGGGAAAAGTACGCTTTCTGCGACGCTGGCAGGACGAGAAGATTACGAAGTCACCCACGGCGCGGTTGAGTTTAACGGCAAAGATCTTCTGGAGATGTCGCCGGAAGAGCGGGCGGGCGAGGGCATTTTTATGGCCTTCCAGTATCCGGTGGAAATACCCGGCGTCAGCAACCAGTTCTTCCTGCAAACCGCGCTCAACGCGGTACGCAAGTATCGCGGCCTCGACGCGCTGGACCGCTTTGACTTCCAGGATCTGATGGAAGAGAAGATCAAGCTGTTAAAAATGCCGGAAGACCTGCTGACCCGCTCGGTCAACGTCGGCTTCTCCGGCGGTGAGAAAAAGCGTAACGATATCCTGCAGATGGCGGTGCTCGAACCGGAACTTTGCATTCTGGATGAGACCGACTCCGGCCTGGATATCGATGCCCTGAAAATTGTGGCGGACGGGGTTAACTCTCTGCGCGATGGCAACCGCTCGTTCATCATCGTGACCCACTACCAGCGCATTCTTGACTACATCAAACCGGATTTTGTGCACGTGCTCTATCAGGGACGTATTGTGAAATCCGGCGATTTTACGCTGGTCAAACAACTGGAGGAGCAAGGTTATGGCTGGCTTACCGAACAGCAGTAA
- the sufB gene encoding Fe-S cluster assembly protein SufB, translating into MSRNTEATSDVNTWSGGHLNYKEGFFTQLQTDELAKGINEEVVRAISAKRNEPEWMLEFRLSAFRAWLEMEEPHWLKAHYDKLNYQDYSYYSAPSCGSCDDTCASQPGAVQQTGADNSFLSKEVEDAFNQLGVPVREGKEVAVDAIFDSVSVATTYREKLGEQGIIFCSFGEAIHDHPELVKKYIGTVVPSNDNFFAALNAAVASDGTFIYVPKGVRCPMELSTYFRINAEKTGQFERTILVADEGSYVSYIEGCSAPVRDSYQLHAAVVEVIIHKDAEVKYSTVQNWFPGDGNTGGILNFVTKRALCEGQNSKMSWTQSETGSAITWKYPSCILRGDNSIGEFYSVALTSGHQQADTGTKMIHIGKNTKSTIISKGISAGHSQNSYRGLVKIMPTATNARNFTQCDSMLIGADCGAHTFPYVECRNNSAQLEHEATTSRIGEDQLFYCLQRGISEEDAISMIVNGFCKDVFSELPLEFAVEAQKLLAISLEHSVG; encoded by the coding sequence ATGTCTCGTAATACTGAAGCAACGAGTGATGTTAACACCTGGAGTGGCGGGCACCTCAACTATAAAGAGGGGTTCTTCACGCAGTTGCAGACCGATGAGCTGGCGAAAGGCATCAACGAAGAGGTTGTACGTGCCATTTCGGCCAAGCGTAATGAGCCGGAGTGGATGCTCGAATTCCGCCTGAGCGCGTTTCGCGCCTGGCTGGAAATGGAGGAGCCGCACTGGCTGAAAGCGCACTACGATAAGCTGAACTATCAGGATTACAGCTACTACTCCGCGCCGTCCTGCGGCAGCTGTGATGACACCTGCGCCTCTCAGCCTGGCGCGGTCCAGCAAACCGGCGCTGACAATAGCTTCCTCAGTAAAGAGGTTGAAGACGCATTCAACCAGCTCGGGGTACCGGTACGCGAAGGCAAAGAGGTGGCGGTGGACGCCATCTTTGACTCCGTCTCCGTCGCGACGACCTACCGTGAAAAACTGGGCGAACAGGGGATCATCTTCTGCTCGTTCGGCGAGGCGATTCACGATCACCCCGAGCTGGTGAAAAAGTACATCGGTACCGTGGTGCCGAGTAACGACAACTTCTTTGCGGCCCTGAACGCCGCGGTGGCTTCCGACGGCACCTTTATTTACGTGCCGAAAGGGGTGCGCTGCCCGATGGAGCTGTCGACCTATTTCCGTATCAACGCGGAGAAAACCGGTCAGTTCGAACGAACTATCCTGGTTGCCGATGAAGGCAGTTACGTCAGCTATATTGAAGGGTGCTCAGCGCCAGTGCGTGACAGCTACCAGCTTCATGCTGCGGTCGTGGAAGTGATCATCCACAAAGACGCGGAAGTGAAATACTCCACGGTGCAAAACTGGTTCCCGGGGGACGGCAATACCGGCGGCATTCTGAACTTCGTCACCAAGCGTGCGCTGTGCGAAGGTCAGAACAGCAAAATGTCCTGGACCCAGTCGGAAACCGGCTCGGCCATCACCTGGAAATACCCAAGCTGCATTTTGCGCGGGGACAACTCCATCGGCGAGTTCTACTCGGTGGCGCTCACCAGCGGTCATCAGCAGGCGGATACCGGCACCAAGATGATCCATATCGGCAAAAATACCAAATCGACGATCATCTCGAAAGGCATCTCTGCCGGGCACAGCCAGAACAGCTATCGCGGTCTGGTGAAAATCATGCCGACGGCGACCAACGCCCGTAATTTTACCCAGTGTGACTCTATGCTGATCGGTGCCGACTGCGGGGCACACACCTTCCCGTACGTCGAGTGCCGGAACAACAGCGCGCAGCTTGAGCACGAGGCGACAACCTCGCGCATCGGGGAAGATCAGCTCTTCTACTGCCTGCAGCGTGGGATCAGCGAAGAAGATGCCATTTCGATGATTGTGAACGGCTTCTGCAAGGATGTGTTCTCTGAACTGCCGCTGGAATTTGCCGTTGAAGCCCAGAAACTCCTCGCCATCAGTCTTGAACACAGCGTCGGTTAA
- the sufA gene encoding Fe-S cluster assembly scaffold SufA produces the protein MELHSETFNPADFAWRGLTLTPAAAAHIHELVAKKPEILGVRLGVKQTGCAGFGYVLDTVTEPAKDDLVFETDGAKLYVALQAMPFIDGTEVDYVREGLNQLFKFHNPKAQNECGCGESFGV, from the coding sequence ATGGAACTGCATTCAGAAACCTTCAATCCTGCCGATTTTGCCTGGCGCGGGCTAACGCTTACGCCCGCCGCTGCAGCCCATATCCATGAGCTGGTGGCGAAGAAGCCCGAAATATTGGGCGTGCGCTTAGGCGTAAAACAGACGGGCTGCGCAGGCTTCGGCTATGTGCTGGATACCGTCACAGAACCTGCTAAAGATGACCTGGTGTTTGAAACTGACGGCGCGAAGCTCTACGTCGCGCTGCAGGCGATGCCCTTTATCGACGGCACCGAGGTTGACTATGTCCGTGAAGGTTTAAATCAGCTGTTTAAATTTCATAACCCGAAAGCCCAGAACGAATGTGGCTGCGGCGAAAGCTTTGGGGTATAG
- a CDS encoding CHAP domain-containing protein, with the protein MSWNKSEAVSYARTHAQAHTGHYCARAVAAAIRAGGVKIEGANAKDFWRSLENAGFVKVYGTPVAGDVAVIDALPGPGEYGHACIYDGAGTWYSDFRQNSLYPGPRYRKLQPAVTLYRHY; encoded by the coding sequence ATGTCATGGAATAAATCAGAAGCCGTTTCTTATGCCCGCACCCACGCTCAGGCTCATACCGGCCATTATTGCGCGCGCGCCGTCGCTGCCGCCATTCGCGCGGGCGGCGTCAAAATCGAAGGCGCTAATGCTAAAGACTTCTGGCGGTCGCTCGAAAACGCGGGCTTTGTTAAAGTGTACGGAACCCCCGTGGCTGGAGATGTTGCAGTCATTGATGCACTGCCGGGCCCAGGTGAATATGGTCATGCATGCATATACGACGGCGCAGGAACGTGGTATTCCGATTTCAGACAAAACAGCTTATATCCAGGACCACGGTACAGAAAGTTACAGCCTGCCGTGACGCTTTACAGGCATTATTAA
- a CDS encoding DUF3828 domain-containing protein, with protein sequence MKKVAVLLILSATASAADDMQIPMQRALEFNRWYVNQINDDHFPISDSGRIDTYVTASTMQKLRHAQDPRYADEEYYDADFFTKSQYIGDDWAQNVSIASYDADPVCVNVSITYGKKNPHTVIDCMVKENGVWKIQSVAARDNN encoded by the coding sequence ATGAAAAAAGTAGCCGTTCTTCTCATACTCAGCGCCACCGCATCAGCAGCGGATGATATGCAAATTCCCATGCAGCGAGCGCTTGAATTTAATCGCTGGTACGTGAACCAGATTAATGACGACCACTTTCCCATTAGTGATAGCGGACGAATTGATACCTACGTCACCGCAAGCACTATGCAGAAATTGCGTCATGCGCAGGATCCGCGCTACGCCGATGAAGAATATTATGACGCAGATTTTTTCACCAAATCGCAATATATCGGTGACGACTGGGCGCAAAATGTGTCGATAGCTTCTTATGATGCCGATCCGGTTTGCGTTAACGTCAGCATCACTTACGGCAAAAAAAATCCCCACACGGTTATCGACTGTATGGTTAAGGAGAATGGTGTATGGAAAATTCAATCCGTCGCTGCACGAGATAATAACTGA
- a CDS encoding MerR family transcriptional regulator: MAYYSIGEVAERCGINPVTLRAWQRRYGLLKPQRSEGGHRQFDDEDILRIEEIKRLMKSGVSVGKVKALLENKEVLTQSSWVVLQEEMLTVLRYANPTKLRAKIGEFRRDYAMDVLIDMIITPVRQKMNQDQNTVRHMASLLDGVLIEFAITSLVESRKKVGKDALLIGWECDDRTHLWLEAARLAWKGWHIDVLAEPIDSPRPELFPGQKIFVWTGKTPTARQQEQLDHWREQGFAVSFHGAE, from the coding sequence ATGGCCTATTACAGTATCGGCGAAGTCGCCGAACGATGCGGTATTAACCCCGTTACGCTGCGTGCCTGGCAGCGCCGTTATGGATTGTTAAAGCCACAGCGCAGCGAAGGGGGTCATCGGCAGTTTGACGATGAAGATATCCTGCGTATCGAAGAGATCAAGCGCCTGATGAAAAGCGGCGTGTCGGTCGGTAAAGTTAAAGCATTACTTGAAAATAAAGAAGTATTGACCCAAAGCAGTTGGGTGGTGCTTCAGGAAGAGATGTTAACCGTTCTGCGCTACGCGAACCCAACAAAGCTGCGCGCCAAGATCGGCGAGTTTCGTCGCGACTACGCGATGGATGTGCTGATCGACATGATTATCACTCCCGTACGTCAAAAAATGAATCAGGACCAGAATACGGTGCGTCACATGGCGAGCCTGCTCGACGGCGTACTGATTGAATTTGCCATCACAAGCCTGGTTGAATCGCGCAAGAAAGTCGGCAAAGACGCGCTGCTGATTGGCTGGGAGTGTGATGACCGAACCCATCTCTGGCTCGAAGCTGCACGCCTGGCGTGGAAAGGATGGCATATTGACGTCCTGGCTGAACCCATTGATTCGCCGCGCCCCGAGCTTTTCCCGGGACAAAAAATCTTCGTCTGGACGGGAAAAACGCCTACGGCACGCCAGCAGGAACAGCTGGATCACTGGCGGGAACAGGGTTTTGCCGTGTCATTCCACGGGGCAGAATAG